Genomic window (Merismopedia glauca CCAP 1448/3):
TTCGATCTACTCCTTGGTAGGGCAAATTGAGACAATCATTTTGAGTACCATCACTGCGGATTTCAAAACCCAACCAGCGATCGCCTGCGGTAGTTGCTTGCATGACTACTGCTCCCGCCCCATCCCCAAAAAGCACGCAGGTGGTTCTATCTGACCAATCTACCCACCTAGAGAGGATATCTGCCCCAATGACTAGAACATTACGATAAACGCCGCTACGGAGGAATTGGGCGGCTGTTACCATTCCAAAAATAAACCCAGAACAAGCCGCCGTGAGATCGAAAGCCACCGCATTTTTTGCCCCAATTGCTGCTTGAATTTGACAGGCACTGCCAAAGAGGTCATCTGGGGTTGAACTAGCCAAAATTATCAAATCTACTTCGCTAGCGTCAATCTTTGCCATCTCCAGCGCTTTTTGACACGCTGTAGCGGCTATTTGACTGATTGACTCGGCGGGCGTAGCCAAGTAACGTTGCTTAATGCCTGTACGAGTGGCGATCCATTCATCCGACGTTTCGACTACTTGACTTAACGTATCGTTGTCAAGAAACTGGACTGGAGCGGCAGAACCGCTACCAGTAATGGCAATCCCTATAGTTGGCGATGTTGACATTATTCGCTCTCTTGAGATGAGGAAGCAGCTATAGTTGTGCGAGATTGAATTCTATCGATTACTTGGTGTTCTACAGCTTCTTTAGCCAAACGAATGGCGCTATATACAGAAGGTGCTTGAGAACTACCGTGACCGATGACGCACACCCCGTCAACTCCCAACAGTAAGCATCCACCATGTTCGGCATGATCTACTCGTTGTTTGACGCGCTTGAGGTTAGGTTTGAGTAAAGCTGTACCCACCAAACCATTTAATCCTTGGGGTAATTCTTCTTTAAAGATTTGGAGAATTGCTTCCCCAATCCCTTCGGCAAACTTGAGTAAGATGTTACCCACAAAGCCATCGCAGACGATCACGTCAAAATCGCCAGAGAGGACATCTCTACCTTCAGCATTACCTTTAAAGTTAACCAAAGGGTTTTTTTCTAATCTTTCGTGGGTGCGAATCGCTAATTCATTCCCTTTACAGGGTTCTTCACCGATATTGAGTAAACCTACTTTTGGTTTTTCTACCTCTAGAACATACTGACTATAGATAGAACCCATAACAGCAAACTGCTCTAGAAACTTAGGACGACAATCGACATTAGCGCCTACATCTAGAATCAGAACAGATTTACTGGCATCCATTGTCGGGAAGAGGGCACCAATCGCAGGGCGATCGATTCCTGGTAAACGTCCTAAGCGCAGAAGAGCCGCCGCCATAGCTGCTCCCGAATGACCTGCGGAAACAACAGCATCAGCTTGCTTTTGTTTTACCAGATCCATCGCCACATTAATCGAAGCTTTGGGCTTCCTTCTAATGCCACTGAGGGGTTCTTCATGCATTTCAATCGTACCT
Coding sequences:
- a CDS encoding beta-ketoacyl-ACP synthase 3, with protein sequence MSTSPTIGIAITGSGSAAPVQFLDNDTLSQVVETSDEWIATRTGIKQRYLATPAESISQIAATACQKALEMAKIDASEVDLIILASSTPDDLFGSACQIQAAIGAKNAVAFDLTAACSGFIFGMVTAAQFLRSGVYRNVLVIGADILSRWVDWSDRTTCVLFGDGAGAVVMQATTAGDRWLGFEIRSDGTQNDCLNLPYQGVDRTLTGEVVISQGTYKPMLMRGKEVYKFAVNKVPEVLEKALFRSNLSVAEVDWLLMHQANQRILDAVAQRLNVPPAKVISNLAQYGNTSAASIPIALDEAVRSGKIKPGDAIATAGFGAGLSWGAAIFRWGAF
- the plsX gene encoding phosphate acyltransferase PlsX: MGSTRARIAIDAMGGDYAPAEIVAGAIRAQAELDVEVILVGDEEQVATALKQHSSQEKLRIVPSEGTIEMHEEPLSGIRRKPKASINVAMDLVKQKQADAVVSAGHSGAAMAAALLRLGRLPGIDRPAIGALFPTMDASKSVLILDVGANVDCRPKFLEQFAVMGSIYSQYVLEVEKPKVGLLNIGEEPCKGNELAIRTHERLEKNPLVNFKGNAEGRDVLSGDFDVIVCDGFVGNILLKFAEGIGEAILQIFKEELPQGLNGLVGTALLKPNLKRVKQRVDHAEHGGCLLLGVDGVCVIGHGSSQAPSVYSAIRLAKEAVEHQVIDRIQSRTTIAASSSQESE